In Actinomyces weissii, a genomic segment contains:
- a CDS encoding O-methyltransferase, translated as MSSDKTLNWSYTEEFAYETEAISAARMRGLELGVGPVSPGTGAALRMLASATGAKSIAEVGTGTGTSGLWLLDGMGPDGVLTTIDLDPELQREARRTFVSAGYGSSRVRLIQGRASDVMPRMAERSYDMVVLDSEPADGPLLVPGAFRMLRRGGVLVITRMLWHDHVADPARRDPVTVAVRELGKELRDREDLMTTILPVGDGLLVATRVA; from the coding sequence GTGAGCTCTGACAAGACCCTGAACTGGTCGTACACGGAGGAGTTCGCCTACGAGACCGAGGCCATCAGTGCGGCACGGATGCGTGGGCTGGAGCTGGGTGTGGGGCCCGTCTCCCCCGGCACCGGCGCGGCCCTGCGGATGCTGGCCTCCGCCACCGGCGCCAAGTCCATCGCGGAGGTGGGCACCGGCACCGGCACCTCCGGCCTGTGGCTGCTGGACGGCATGGGTCCCGACGGCGTGCTGACCACCATCGACCTAGACCCCGAGCTGCAGCGGGAGGCCCGGCGCACCTTCGTATCCGCTGGCTACGGCTCCTCCCGGGTGCGCCTGATCCAGGGCCGCGCCTCCGACGTCATGCCTCGTATGGCGGAGCGCTCCTACGACATGGTGGTGCTTGACTCCGAGCCCGCCGACGGGCCGCTGCTGGTGCCTGGGGCCTTTCGGATGCTGCGGCGCGGCGGCGTGCTGGTCATCACCCGCATGCTCTGGCACGACCACGTGGCTGACCCGGCCCGGCGCGACCCGGTGACGGTGGCGGTGCGGGAGCTGGGTAAGGAGCTGCGCGACCGGGAGGACCTGATGACCACGATCCTGCCGGTGGGTGACGGGCTGCTGGTGGCCACCCGTGTAGCCTGA
- a CDS encoding ArsR/SmtB family transcription factor, translating to MQNSHGLLPSHVDDDTAAVAQARDLARLLAVLADPSRLGILTHLRSGEHQVGELATHLGLAQSTVSQHLEVLRRTGLVSTHSHGRARVSRLEHEPFLTALLAAAQDLQQAASTTTTNHPEGGLR from the coding sequence ATGCAGAACAGTCATGGGCTGCTGCCCAGCCACGTGGACGACGACACCGCCGCCGTCGCGCAGGCCCGCGACCTGGCCCGCCTGCTGGCGGTGCTGGCAGACCCCTCCCGCCTGGGGATACTCACCCACCTGCGCAGCGGGGAGCACCAGGTCGGTGAGCTCGCCACCCACCTGGGCCTGGCTCAGTCCACCGTCTCCCAGCACCTGGAGGTGCTGCGTCGCACGGGCCTGGTCTCCACCCACAGCCACGGCCGCGCCCGGGTCAGCCGCCTGGAGCACGAGCCCTTCCTGACCGCTCTGCTGGCGGCCGCCCAGGACCTGCAACAGGCCGCCTCCACCACCACCACGAACCACCCCGAGGGAGGCCTCAGGTGA
- a CDS encoding magnesium transporter MgtE N-terminal domain-containing protein, whose translation MDTSRSRSSRVFVARLVGTTVFDPIGDAVGRVHDVVVLIELRGNPRAVGLVIEVAGRRRVFMPLSRVTAIEPGAVITTGLMNIRRFEQRAVETLVMGELFDRVVTMRDGSGNVTIRDVAIEKDRGQDWKVTRLFVQRGSSGPLGLRRGETLNVGPEEVTGLAGSAAQQGATALLATMEDLKAADLADVLSDLPLPRQIEVAAELTDARLADAVEELSSDDAVALLSGLDAARAADVLDAMQPDDAADLVAELPQTKADELLDLMQPQEAEDVRRLLTYDEYAAGGLMTTEPIILPPEATVATFLAQARKAEVSPALATVAFVCRPPLETPTGRYLGMVHLQRALRERPQAPVGSLLDKDLEEVHPDDSIGTVTRLLATYNLTALPVLDEAGRLLGACSVDDVLDHLMPDDWREADDAVTDRMIERSANA comes from the coding sequence GTGGATACCTCCAGGTCACGCTCCAGCCGTGTGTTCGTAGCCCGCCTCGTGGGCACGACCGTCTTCGACCCCATTGGGGACGCCGTCGGTCGGGTCCATGACGTCGTCGTGCTGATCGAGCTGCGCGGCAACCCGCGGGCGGTGGGCCTGGTGATCGAGGTGGCCGGGCGGAGGCGCGTGTTCATGCCCCTGTCCCGCGTCACGGCGATCGAGCCGGGGGCCGTGATCACCACCGGGCTGATGAACATCCGCCGCTTCGAGCAGCGCGCGGTGGAGACCCTGGTCATGGGCGAGCTCTTCGACCGGGTGGTCACCATGCGGGACGGCTCAGGGAACGTGACCATCCGGGACGTGGCCATAGAGAAGGACCGGGGCCAGGACTGGAAGGTCACGCGCCTGTTCGTGCAGCGCGGCTCCTCCGGGCCGCTGGGGCTGCGTCGCGGTGAGACCCTGAACGTGGGCCCGGAGGAGGTCACCGGCCTGGCCGGGTCCGCCGCGCAGCAGGGGGCCACCGCCCTGCTGGCCACCATGGAGGACCTCAAGGCCGCGGACCTGGCGGACGTGCTCTCCGACCTGCCGCTGCCCCGCCAGATCGAGGTGGCCGCCGAGCTCACGGACGCCCGGCTGGCGGACGCCGTCGAGGAGCTGTCCTCCGACGACGCCGTGGCCCTGCTCTCGGGCCTGGACGCCGCCCGCGCCGCCGACGTCCTGGACGCCATGCAGCCTGACGACGCCGCCGACCTGGTGGCTGAGCTGCCCCAGACCAAGGCCGACGAGCTGCTGGACCTGATGCAGCCGCAGGAGGCGGAGGACGTGCGCCGCCTGCTGACCTACGACGAGTACGCCGCCGGCGGCCTGATGACCACCGAGCCGATCATCCTGCCCCCGGAGGCCACGGTGGCTACCTTCCTGGCGCAGGCCCGCAAGGCGGAGGTCTCCCCCGCCCTGGCCACGGTGGCCTTCGTGTGCCGCCCGCCCCTGGAGACCCCCACCGGCCGCTACCTGGGCATGGTGCACCTGCAACGGGCCCTGCGGGAGCGCCCTCAGGCGCCGGTAGGCTCCCTGCTGGACAAGGACCTGGAGGAGGTGCACCCGGACGACTCCATCGGCACGGTCACACGGCTGCTGGCCACCTACAACCTGACGGCCCTGCCGGTGCTGGACGAGGCGGGGCGCCTGCTGGGGGCCTGCTCGGTGGACGACGTGCTGGACCACCTCATGCCGGACGACTGGCGTGAGGCCGACGACGCCGTCACCGACCGGATGATCGAGAGGAGCGCGAATGCCTGA
- a CDS encoding aminopeptidase P family protein yields MSEQTSPTADLDAAAPQTGTGPGSEAPQSLAQRGENRSHKPTNQAFRDFIASGWGPRPEGLPERSEAASWAASRRERLAALFPGERLVVPAGPLVTRNNDCDYRFRPFSAFAHLAGTGTDFEPDAVLVLDPLTPPGAPVPAGAPSHEAVLYFRPRASRGSEEFYGDPRYGELWVGVRPSLEEVESLTGIRCAHIDSLPDALAKDAGPGAVLLRVMAQADPAVTALVAQVRQAAGLLAASEESQAQAQALDDALAEAASELRLCKDEWEVSQLQAAVDATKAGFDDLIRSIPRAKGHWRGERVLEGAFGARAREEGNGLGYETIAAAGNHANTLHWICNDGPVEPGQLVLVDAGVEVDSLYTADVTRTIPVDGRFTEPQRRVYEAVLEAADAAFARAATPGCRFRDLHAAAMEVLASRLEEWGMLPEGVTAADSLAADGQFHRRWMVHGTSHHLGLDVHDCAQARREMSMETLLLPGMVFTIEPGLYFREDDLLVPAELRGMAVRIEDDVVIDPDGSPRYLTAAFPRRPAEVEAWVTDLLAP; encoded by the coding sequence ATGAGTGAGCAGACCTCCCCTACCGCCGACCTCGACGCCGCCGCCCCGCAGACGGGCACCGGTCCCGGCAGCGAGGCCCCCCAGTCCCTGGCCCAGCGGGGGGAGAACCGCTCGCACAAGCCCACGAACCAGGCCTTCCGGGACTTCATAGCCTCTGGTTGGGGGCCACGCCCGGAGGGGCTGCCTGAGCGCAGCGAGGCGGCCAGCTGGGCGGCCTCCCGGCGTGAGCGCCTGGCCGCACTGTTCCCGGGCGAGCGGCTGGTGGTGCCCGCCGGGCCGCTGGTGACCCGCAACAACGACTGCGACTACCGTTTCCGGCCTTTCTCGGCCTTCGCCCACCTGGCTGGCACGGGCACGGACTTCGAGCCGGACGCGGTGCTGGTGCTGGATCCCCTAACGCCTCCCGGCGCCCCGGTCCCGGCGGGCGCTCCCAGCCACGAGGCGGTCCTGTACTTCCGTCCACGGGCCTCACGCGGCTCGGAGGAGTTCTACGGTGACCCCCGCTACGGCGAGCTGTGGGTGGGGGTGCGCCCCTCCCTGGAGGAGGTGGAGTCCCTGACGGGTATCCGCTGCGCCCACATCGACTCCCTGCCTGACGCCCTGGCCAAGGACGCCGGCCCGGGCGCCGTGCTCCTGCGGGTGATGGCCCAGGCGGACCCGGCCGTGACCGCCCTGGTGGCCCAGGTGCGCCAGGCCGCTGGTCTGCTGGCGGCCAGCGAGGAGTCCCAGGCGCAGGCCCAGGCCTTGGACGACGCCCTGGCTGAGGCGGCCAGCGAGCTGCGGCTGTGCAAGGACGAGTGGGAGGTCTCCCAGCTGCAGGCGGCGGTGGACGCCACCAAGGCCGGTTTTGACGACCTGATCCGCTCCATCCCCCGGGCCAAGGGCCACTGGCGGGGCGAGCGCGTGCTGGAGGGAGCCTTTGGGGCCAGGGCCCGTGAGGAGGGCAACGGCCTGGGCTACGAGACCATCGCGGCGGCGGGCAACCACGCCAACACCCTGCACTGGATCTGTAACGACGGCCCGGTGGAGCCCGGTCAGCTGGTGCTGGTGGACGCCGGGGTGGAGGTGGACTCCCTGTACACCGCTGACGTGACCCGCACCATCCCGGTGGACGGGCGCTTCACGGAGCCGCAGCGCCGGGTCTACGAGGCGGTGCTGGAGGCCGCTGACGCCGCCTTCGCCCGGGCGGCCACGCCCGGCTGCCGGTTCCGGGACCTGCACGCGGCGGCCATGGAGGTGCTGGCCTCCCGTCTGGAGGAGTGGGGGATGCTGCCTGAGGGGGTGACGGCGGCGGACTCCCTGGCTGCGGACGGCCAGTTCCACCGGCGGTGGATGGTGCACGGCACCAGCCACCACCTGGGTCTGGACGTGCACGACTGCGCGCAGGCGCGCCGGGAGATGAGCATGGAGACGCTGCTGCTGCCGGGCATGGTCTTCACGATCGAGCCGGGCCTGTACTTCCGTGAGGACGACCTGCTGGTGCCTGCCGAGCTGCGGGGCATGGCGGTGCGTATCGAGGACGACGTGGTGATCGACCCGGACGGCAGCCCGCGCTACCTGACGGCGGCCTTCCCGCGCCGCCCCGCCGAGGTAGAGGCCTGGGTCACGGACCTGCTCGCGCCCTGA
- a CDS encoding DUF3117 domain-containing protein, whose amino-acid sequence MAAMKPRTGDGPLEVVKEGRAIIMRVPLEGGGRLVVEITPDEVKALSEALSTVKI is encoded by the coding sequence ATGGCTGCCATGAAGCCCAGGACCGGTGACGGGCCGCTAGAGGTCGTCAAGGAAGGCCGCGCCATCATCATGCGCGTTCCGCTTGAGGGTGGCGGTCGTCTAGTCGTCGAGATCACCCCGGATGAGGTCAAGGCGCTGAGCGAGGCACTGTCCACCGTCAAGATCTGA
- a CDS encoding PHP domain-containing protein produces MRIDPHTHSVCSDGTDSPAELMAAAAAAGLDVLGLTDHDTTMGWEQAEAAVASSGVALLRGTEISCAADGVTLHLLSYLHRPDDPELNAAFAAARSSRDTRAERMVERLAEDFPITWQDVLTQSAGAHTIGRPHIADALVAAGSFPDRDAAFAGPLATSSPYYLHYQALDPVQACALVRAAGGVPVVAHPRAAKRQRRLVPDATFAAMAEAGLAALEVDHRDHDAVARREALELAERLGLGTSGASDYHGTGKPNRLGENLMPEPLLRQIVQEGALALVAPYGWGRRHGWSGLRVQETEPVAEAVPEPVAEAVPASGQHGQG; encoded by the coding sequence GTGCGTATAGACCCCCACACCCACTCGGTCTGCTCAGACGGCACCGACAGCCCCGCCGAGCTGATGGCCGCCGCCGCGGCCGCCGGCCTGGACGTCCTGGGCCTGACCGACCACGACACCACCATGGGGTGGGAGCAGGCCGAGGCCGCCGTCGCCAGCAGCGGGGTCGCCCTGCTGCGTGGCACGGAGATCTCCTGCGCCGCCGACGGCGTCACCCTGCACCTGCTGTCCTACCTGCACCGCCCCGACGACCCGGAGCTGAACGCCGCCTTCGCTGCAGCCCGGTCGTCCCGGGACACCCGGGCCGAGCGCATGGTGGAGCGCCTGGCCGAGGACTTCCCGATAACCTGGCAGGACGTGCTTACCCAGTCGGCCGGGGCCCACACCATCGGCCGCCCCCACATAGCTGACGCCCTGGTCGCTGCCGGGTCCTTCCCGGACCGTGACGCGGCCTTTGCCGGACCGCTGGCCACCTCCTCGCCCTACTACCTGCACTACCAGGCCCTGGACCCGGTCCAGGCCTGCGCCCTGGTGCGCGCCGCCGGGGGTGTGCCCGTGGTCGCCCACCCCCGCGCCGCCAAGCGGCAAAGACGCCTGGTGCCTGACGCTACCTTCGCCGCCATGGCGGAGGCCGGGCTGGCCGCGCTGGAGGTGGACCACCGCGACCACGACGCCGTCGCCCGCCGCGAGGCCCTGGAGCTGGCGGAGCGGCTAGGGCTGGGTACCTCCGGAGCCTCCGACTACCACGGCACGGGCAAGCCCAACCGGCTGGGTGAGAACCTCATGCCGGAGCCGCTGCTGCGGCAGATCGTGCAGGAGGGGGCGCTGGCGCTGGTGGCCCCCTACGGCTGGGGGCGCCGCCACGGCTGGAGCGGCCTGCGGGTCCAGGAGACCGAGCCGGTGGCTGAGGCGGTGCCCGAGCCGGTGGCTGAGGCGGTGCCCGCCAGCGGCCAGCACGGGCAGGGATGA
- a CDS encoding sugar phosphate isomerase/epimerase family protein, with protein MRIPVGLSTSSVLPGDCAETFRMSAELGYDGVEVMVWSERLTQDAQRLTALSQEHGQPVLAIHAPTLILTRSVFGLDPWDKIDRSIELAQAVGAPTVVIHPPFFWQTRYAKEFVRGIRWRENECGLALAVENMFTWRTRKARSSREFQAYSPTWDPVGQGYRSVTLDISHAATSGADALAMARALGPTLKHLHLTDGVPGPLDDHLLPGQGNQDCAGVLRHLQATGFQERGGNVVVEVSTRTMTPAQRREGLASALAFAREHLEGAGRTETVHVPAPTRKRYRTERS; from the coding sequence ATGCGCATACCTGTGGGCCTGTCCACCTCCTCGGTGCTGCCAGGAGACTGCGCCGAGACCTTCCGTATGTCCGCCGAGCTGGGCTACGACGGCGTGGAGGTCATGGTCTGGTCCGAGCGCCTGACCCAGGACGCGCAGCGCCTGACCGCGCTCAGCCAGGAGCACGGGCAGCCGGTGCTCGCCATCCACGCCCCCACCCTGATCCTGACGCGCTCCGTGTTCGGCCTGGACCCCTGGGACAAGATCGACCGCTCTATCGAGCTGGCCCAGGCGGTGGGGGCGCCCACCGTGGTCATCCACCCGCCCTTCTTCTGGCAGACCCGCTACGCCAAGGAGTTCGTGCGGGGGATCCGCTGGCGGGAGAACGAGTGCGGCCTGGCGCTCGCGGTGGAGAACATGTTCACCTGGCGCACCCGTAAGGCCCGCTCCAGCCGGGAGTTCCAGGCATACTCTCCCACCTGGGACCCGGTGGGCCAGGGCTACCGCTCCGTGACCCTGGACATCTCCCACGCCGCCACCTCCGGTGCCGACGCCCTGGCCATGGCCCGTGCCCTGGGGCCGACCCTCAAGCACCTGCACCTGACCGACGGCGTGCCCGGACCCCTGGACGACCACCTGCTGCCCGGGCAGGGGAACCAGGACTGTGCCGGGGTGCTGCGCCACCTGCAGGCCACCGGCTTTCAGGAGCGCGGCGGCAACGTGGTGGTGGAGGTCTCCACCCGTACCATGACTCCCGCGCAGCGGCGGGAGGGGCTGGCCAGCGCCCTGGCCTTCGCCCGCGAGCACCTGGAGGGGGCGGGGCGCACGGAGACGGTGCACGTCCCGGCCCCCACGCGCAAGCGCTACCGCACCGAACGGTCCTGA
- a CDS encoding DUF1003 domain-containing protein, producing MPEQLDQPLSETRARWLRWVRPKRGTDSDGFGRFAEATARFMGSPKFLLYMTVFVIAWITANVVLAQATADKAWDPYPFILLNLAFSTQASYSAPLILLAQNRQDDRDRVLAEQDRQRAQRNLEDTEYLTREIAALRLAINEVATRDFVRSELRDMLEEILAEERRTREELHEDLHELEETETEAGPGHSEDSWA from the coding sequence ATGCCTGAGCAGCTGGACCAGCCGTTGTCTGAGACCCGGGCCCGCTGGCTGCGCTGGGTCCGCCCTAAGCGTGGCACCGACTCGGACGGCTTCGGACGCTTCGCGGAGGCTACGGCCCGTTTCATGGGCTCCCCGAAGTTCCTGCTGTACATGACGGTCTTCGTGATCGCCTGGATCACCGCGAACGTGGTGCTGGCGCAGGCCACCGCGGACAAGGCGTGGGACCCCTACCCCTTCATCCTGCTGAACCTGGCCTTCTCCACCCAGGCTTCCTACTCGGCGCCGCTGATCCTGCTGGCCCAGAACCGGCAGGACGACCGTGACCGGGTACTGGCCGAGCAGGACCGGCAGCGGGCCCAGCGCAACCTGGAGGACACCGAGTACCTGACCCGGGAGATCGCGGCCCTGCGCCTGGCCATCAACGAGGTCGCCACCCGCGACTTCGTGCGCTCCGAGCTGCGGGACATGCTGGAGGAGATCCTGGCTGAGGAGCGGCGCACCCGCGAGGAGCTGCACGAGGACCTCCACGAGCTGGAGGAGACCGAGACCGAGGCTGGCCCCGGCCACTCCGAGGACTCGTGGGCCTGA
- a CDS encoding general stress protein yields MNQPLNAPASTPPAGRGYNGMPAGQEVASFATYPEAQFAVDSLSDSGFPVQHLTIVGTDLRQVERITGRMSWGRAAAAGAGSGMWIGFFFAAMMAMFNPEGASGTLFVSCVLLGVVWGMLFQLVSYALSRGRRDFTSISQVVASRYSILASAQAQEAAQGLAQVPGNTLRGGQAARRAQERRQARAASAGDAPSAFGSRPDEKPRFGVRIEDVPEQESLPDLAAAAGEAGAAPADGGPSAPGEAGTSAASGELSDPSPGAGPDGPRARF; encoded by the coding sequence ATGAACCAGCCCCTCAACGCCCCTGCCTCCACCCCACCAGCGGGCCGCGGCTACAACGGCATGCCCGCAGGCCAGGAGGTGGCCTCCTTCGCCACCTACCCGGAGGCCCAGTTCGCCGTCGACTCCTTGTCAGACAGCGGCTTCCCGGTGCAGCACCTCACGATCGTGGGCACGGACCTGCGCCAGGTGGAGCGTATTACCGGGCGCATGAGCTGGGGGCGGGCCGCTGCGGCTGGCGCGGGCTCCGGCATGTGGATCGGCTTCTTCTTCGCGGCCATGATGGCCATGTTCAATCCGGAAGGGGCCTCCGGCACCTTGTTCGTCAGCTGCGTGCTGCTGGGGGTGGTCTGGGGGATGCTGTTCCAGCTGGTCAGCTACGCCCTGTCCCGCGGCAGGCGTGACTTCACCTCCATCAGCCAGGTGGTGGCCTCCCGTTACTCGATCCTGGCCTCCGCGCAGGCCCAGGAGGCTGCCCAGGGCCTGGCCCAGGTGCCCGGCAACACGCTGCGGGGCGGGCAGGCCGCCCGGCGGGCGCAGGAGCGGCGCCAGGCGCGGGCCGCCAGCGCCGGAGACGCCCCCAGCGCCTTCGGCTCGCGGCCGGACGAGAAGCCGCGCTTCGGGGTGCGGATCGAGGACGTGCCGGAGCAGGAGAGCCTGCCGGACCTGGCGGCCGCGGCGGGGGAGGCGGGGGCCGCCCCGGCGGACGGCGGGCCCAGCGCCCCCGGTGAGGCCGGGACGTCGGCGGCCTCCGGCGAGCTCAGCGACCCTTCCCCGGGTGCGGGCCCGGACGGCCCCCGGGCCAGGTTCTGA
- a CDS encoding cation diffusion facilitator family transporter encodes MSPHHHDHHDHGAGAPTKRLAAALGITAVVLLGELVAAQLTGSLALLADAGHMATDSIGLVVALVAAHLASRPATDTSTWGLRRAEVVGAAMQAAALTLVGVSVAWHAVANLVTPAQVHSHGVLAMGVVGLVANVLALLVLAGGRGQSLNTRAAFLEVVGDALGSVAVIVGAVVAQLTGWQRADAVTSLVIVALLTPRALVLLREAGRSLLDLTPQGLDLAEVRAHLNGIDGVLAVHDLHAWQVASGLPVLTAHVVVTDQALEAQRYGDLLDALQQCAAEHFPLRLEHATFQLEPARHQAHEPSPCT; translated from the coding sequence GTGAGTCCCCACCACCACGACCATCACGACCACGGCGCGGGCGCCCCCACCAAGCGACTGGCCGCCGCCTTGGGCATCACCGCGGTGGTGCTGCTCGGGGAGCTGGTGGCCGCGCAGCTGACCGGCTCCCTGGCGCTCCTGGCCGACGCCGGGCACATGGCCACCGACTCCATCGGCCTGGTGGTGGCCCTTGTGGCCGCTCACCTGGCCAGCCGCCCCGCCACCGACACCTCCACCTGGGGACTGCGCCGCGCCGAGGTGGTAGGCGCCGCCATGCAGGCCGCCGCCCTGACCCTGGTGGGGGTAAGCGTGGCCTGGCACGCCGTCGCCAACCTCGTCACCCCCGCGCAGGTGCACAGCCACGGCGTGCTGGCCATGGGAGTGGTCGGCCTGGTGGCCAACGTGCTGGCCCTGCTGGTGCTTGCCGGTGGGCGCGGTCAGAGCCTGAACACCCGGGCCGCCTTCCTGGAGGTGGTCGGGGACGCCCTGGGCTCGGTGGCCGTGATCGTGGGGGCCGTGGTGGCCCAGCTCACCGGCTGGCAGCGCGCTGACGCCGTCACCTCCCTGGTCATCGTCGCCCTGCTGACCCCACGGGCCCTGGTGCTGCTGCGGGAGGCGGGACGCAGCCTGCTGGACCTGACGCCCCAGGGGCTGGACCTGGCTGAGGTCCGGGCCCACCTGAACGGTATCGACGGCGTGCTCGCCGTCCACGACCTGCACGCCTGGCAGGTGGCCAGCGGCCTGCCGGTGCTCACCGCGCACGTGGTGGTCACCGACCAGGCCCTGGAGGCCCAGCGGTACGGCGACCTGCTGGACGCGCTGCAGCAGTGCGCGGCCGAGCACTTCCCGCTGCGCCTGGAGCACGCCACCTTCCAGCTGGAGCCCGCCCGCCACCAGGCCCACGAGCCCTCCCCCTGCACCTGA
- a CDS encoding twin-arginine translocase TatA/TatE family subunit, producing the protein MFGFSGSEFLLIVLVIAVVVGPSRLPEYTRTLTRLVKRLRVFIESTKEQIAEEVGPELAELDFSELDPRQYDPRRIVREALGEDLDAIKKDLSQPFKSVKQAAEEASGAAVKDANEVAAADRAKGTLAERIEAKKQEAQAAKEAQATSQVAAVGAATAAIVAQRDAQDEAEAPAEEQPEAPAPSSSPGGAEGADSPSGVDGEASVEETASADSPASSDGAAGAAGDDATNGESPEAAAGSNAADSPSEDFQEAEAQTGAQTAEQAEAVGTAAQAEQVAEAEPDVAPVEKDGEAQTGEHGPDHVAEAQALAAAVPASLGEDGAAASRATRPLSPREIVRAANAASRTRAEAREAALVP; encoded by the coding sequence GTGTTCGGTTTCTCTGGGTCAGAGTTCCTCCTGATCGTCCTGGTTATCGCGGTGGTGGTGGGTCCAAGCCGCCTGCCTGAGTACACGCGTACCCTCACCCGCCTGGTCAAGCGCCTGCGTGTCTTTATTGAGAGCACCAAGGAGCAGATAGCCGAGGAGGTGGGCCCGGAGCTGGCGGAGCTGGACTTCTCCGAGCTGGACCCGCGCCAGTACGACCCGCGCAGGATCGTGCGTGAGGCCCTGGGTGAGGACCTGGACGCTATCAAGAAGGACCTGTCCCAGCCCTTCAAGTCGGTCAAGCAGGCTGCGGAGGAGGCCTCCGGGGCAGCGGTCAAGGACGCCAACGAGGTGGCGGCTGCCGACCGGGCCAAGGGCACCCTGGCTGAGCGTATCGAGGCCAAGAAGCAGGAGGCCCAGGCCGCCAAGGAAGCTCAGGCGACCAGCCAGGTGGCGGCCGTGGGGGCCGCGACCGCCGCGATCGTGGCGCAGCGCGACGCCCAGGACGAGGCCGAGGCCCCGGCGGAGGAGCAGCCGGAGGCCCCGGCGCCTTCGAGCAGCCCGGGCGGCGCTGAAGGCGCTGACAGCCCCTCCGGCGTCGACGGTGAGGCCAGCGTCGAGGAGACGGCCAGCGCGGACAGTCCTGCCAGTTCGGACGGCGCTGCCGGTGCGGCCGGTGATGACGCAACCAACGGGGAGTCCCCGGAGGCTGCCGCTGGGAGCAACGCTGCTGACAGCCCCTCTGAGGACTTCCAGGAGGCGGAGGCGCAGACGGGTGCCCAGACAGCAGAGCAGGCGGAGGCCGTCGGCACCGCCGCGCAGGCTGAGCAGGTTGCCGAGGCTGAGCCCGACGTGGCCCCCGTCGAGAAGGACGGCGAGGCACAGACCGGTGAGCACGGGCCAGACCACGTGGCAGAGGCGCAGGCCCTGGCCGCCGCCGTCCCCGCCAGCCTGGGGGAGGACGGCGCCGCCGCCTCCCGGGCCACCCGGCCCCTGTCCCCGCGTGAGATCGTGCGTGCGGCCAACGCCGCCTCCCGCACCCGGGCCGAGGCCCGGGAAGCGGCGCTGGTGCCCTAG
- a CDS encoding P-loop NTPase — protein sequence MSTPTQEAVHEALARVIDPEIRRPITELGMVRSVETSPDGAVTVHVLLTVAGCPMKDTITADVEREVGALEGVTSVRVEMGAMNDEEKAELRRRLRGGAAEPVVPFTKPGNLTRVYAVTSGKGGVGKSSVTANLAAAMAAQGLSVGVVDADIYGFSIPRMLGVEHVPTQLDGLIVPPVAHGVKVISIGMFVEDKQPVVWRGPMLHRAVQQFLSDVFWGDLDVLLLDLPPGTGDVTISVAQLLPNAEILVVTTPQTAAAEVAERTGLIATQTQQRVVGVIENMSWIEQPDGSRLEVFGAGGGQAVSDSLTRTLGYEVPLLAQLPLDIRLREGSDTGVPASIGAEGSPLPGSAAGAELARVAGQLAHRARGLAGRPLGVSPVG from the coding sequence ATGTCTACCCCTACGCAGGAGGCCGTGCACGAGGCCTTGGCCCGTGTCATTGACCCGGAGATCCGCCGCCCCATCACTGAGCTTGGCATGGTCAGGTCCGTGGAGACCAGCCCGGACGGCGCCGTGACGGTGCACGTGCTGCTGACGGTCGCGGGCTGCCCCATGAAGGACACGATCACTGCGGACGTAGAGCGGGAGGTGGGGGCTCTCGAGGGCGTGACCAGCGTGCGCGTGGAGATGGGCGCCATGAACGACGAGGAGAAGGCCGAGCTGCGTCGTCGCCTGCGGGGCGGGGCCGCCGAGCCGGTGGTGCCCTTCACCAAGCCCGGCAACCTGACCCGTGTCTACGCGGTGACCTCCGGCAAGGGCGGGGTGGGCAAGTCCTCCGTGACGGCCAACCTGGCGGCCGCCATGGCCGCCCAGGGCCTGAGCGTGGGCGTGGTGGACGCCGACATCTACGGCTTCTCGATCCCCCGGATGCTGGGGGTGGAGCACGTGCCCACCCAGCTGGACGGCTTGATCGTGCCGCCGGTGGCCCACGGCGTGAAGGTCATCTCGATCGGCATGTTCGTGGAGGACAAGCAGCCGGTGGTCTGGCGCGGCCCCATGCTGCACCGGGCGGTGCAGCAGTTCCTCTCCGACGTGTTCTGGGGGGACCTGGACGTGCTGCTGCTGGACCTGCCCCCCGGCACCGGTGACGTGACCATCTCCGTGGCCCAGCTGCTGCCCAACGCGGAGATCCTGGTGGTCACCACCCCGCAGACGGCGGCTGCCGAGGTGGCGGAGCGCACGGGCCTGATCGCCACCCAGACCCAGCAGCGGGTGGTGGGCGTGATCGAGAACATGTCCTGGATAGAGCAGCCTGACGGCTCCCGCCTGGAGGTCTTCGGGGCTGGTGGCGGCCAGGCGGTCAGTGACTCCCTGACCCGCACCCTGGGCTACGAGGTGCCGCTGCTGGCCCAGCTGCCCCTGGACATCAGGCTGCGCGAGGGCTCTGACACCGGGGTGCCCGCCAGCATCGGCGCTGAGGGGTCCCCGTTGCCCGGCTCTGCGGCTGGTGCGGAGCTGGCTCGGGTCGCGGGCCAGCTGGCCCACCGTGCCCGTGGCCTGGCGGGGCGCCCCCTGGGGGTAAGCCCGGTCGGCTGA